ACAGTTGTACCCATTGCAGTAGCCATCAAGCCCAACAATTTGGGTGATTCAGCAAAAGTTGCAATAAGTGGTTTAATTTGTATATTATTTTTAATAAATAATTTACTCATTGAATCCAGCATTACATTTTGTTTATCACCACTCATTCCATTTGATTTAAAACTAGCTGTTAAACCCTCAAACAGTGATTGTTGATCTTTGTTGCTTATTCCTGCAAGCTTTGCCGAAGCAGTAAACTTTGCATAACTTTCAGTTATTGAATTGAGATTTACTCGATACTTATTTGCAATAGTGTTTAAATATTCCTGATTTTTTGCATAATCTAATGCGCTACCAGATGCATCTTTAAGGGCTCTTTGAACCGTTCCTGTTTCCTTTGCAATCTCAATCATTTTTGAAATTGAAGCTTTCAGACCTAAGCCAAGACCAAACACCCCAGCAACTTGTAAAGCTGTTGATTTAATACTATTTAAACTGGTTTTTACATCAATTACCCCTTTTTTGAAATTTTCAGACAGTAAATTAATTGCAACCGCAAAATTTAAATTATTGTTAGCCATATATTTATCTTATTTCTCTTTAATTATTATTGTTTGTATTTTTCATCATCATTTCAAATTCATCTTTCATTGATGATATTGTTTGTTTTTGTTCTTGTTGTGTTGCTTCGAGCTCCCAAGGGAAAGGAAAAAATTTATCTGGTGAATCGATTTTCTTTGAATCAATGTGCGGGATTACATTTAAAAAAGTCCATAATCTGTTGCTTTCCATATCTTGTTTTATCTTATTATTATAAGCATTCATATAATAATCAATGTCATTAATTGTCATTTCATTCATTACATAATTAGCTGATAAACCAGCATTTACGACCAGTAATGCAGCAACATTTTTGATATATTGCGGTTCATTATTATCTGATTGACTATCAATATTTTCAACTATTTTTTTAATTGAAAATTGGTTATCAAATGAAAGAACCTTATTTAATTGTTTGTATATTTTATTTGAAATTGATTGATTATTAATTGATTCAAGAAAGGTTTCATAATCGAAATGTTCATCATTATTACATATTAACATGCAATAGAGTAGTTTATTAATATGTTCAATGTTTTCATAATCAAATAATTGATAAGAACATTCTGTTAATTGCTCCCATTTTATTATTGATTTTATTGTTAATTTTAATTTAAAATCTTCCATCATATTATTAATTATATATTAATAATGTGGTAAAATAGAGACACAAAAAAAGGTGATGAACTTAATCACCACCTTTTAATTTTTTAATTGATTATTAAACTGTTAAACTGTTATACTTTTGTTAAAGCTCCCGTACCATCCAATGATAATGAGCAAGAACAAATTCCATTTTCTTCAGCTTTTAAGCTTATAGATTTAATTATTGCTGTACCTGAATATTTACCAGTCGTCATCGCAAAAGTAACTGAATCTGTAGTTGTTCCGATTGTGAAAGGAATTGTACCACCGCTAAGTTGCACTGCAAGCAAAGTGTCAAATGAAGTGTCACCACTTGCATAAGTTAATAGAAAGTCTGAACTAACTGTGTAACTGATTTGCCCAGGAATTGCGGTTTTGAAATTTCCGCTGAATTTATTAGTACAATCAATTGAGTCTGAACTAATTGAAAGGTCACAACTCTTTGCGAATGCAACAGGATTACTGTTGGCATAAAGTAACAAAGAGTTACCTTTTATCAAGTCTGTTTGTGAATAAGATGCTGCCATATTATTTTATTTTTTTATTTTTATTATTTATATTTTTTAACTAATTTCAAATACTAAAATTTGAATGTATTTTTTATCCGCTGAATCCTCAGTTGAATCTTTAAGTCTACATTGATATTGATTATTATTACTGTCTGTGTGAATACCATCAACAAGGTCATTTACTTTTTCGGCAATTTGTATTGATTTATCATAGTTATCTGATACAATAGCAATCCAGATTTTACAACTTTCATTGGTAATTATTCCCCTAGTTGCATACTCTTTACTGTATTCATCACGATAATATATAATGAAGTCACCCTGTGTATTGTCTGGAGCGAAAAGAGGATAAATTTTATTTCCAATTAATGATTTTAATTCTTCATTATTTATTAATATTTTTCTTATGTCTGTTGTAATTGAAAACTTGCTCATTAACTTCTGTTGATTATCTTTGTTATTGCTCTATCAATACCATCATATACTTTGTTCATTGCTAAATCACTATTTGAATTTATTGAATCTTCCCAAAAATGATTACCAGTAACTTTGCCCGTAAACTTTCCGCTGTTGGTATATCTTTCTTGTGTTCCTTGGTCGATTAAATGAGCGTGATTACCCAATTGTGAAAAACCACCTAAAGCACCAAGCTTATTTTTTTTTACCTTGTTTCTGAATGATTTTAAAAGATTACCTGTGCTACCTTTACCATTTTTTAATCTTGATCTAAGATTTGTTTTACCTGAATTTATAAACAGTGAAATTGCAGATTTTAAGCCCTCTTTTACTGTTTTATCTTTGTCAATATCAGATAGTAGATTGATTTTCTGTAATACTTTTTCAATATTTTTTACTGTAATATTTATATCCATTTTAAATATTTACTTTTTGTAAAGTTATTGTTACCGAATTATCAAACTCATTGTAATCTAATAATGTAATATTATATTCATTATTATTATATTCAACTATCAGATCATCAACCAGTAAATTATTATTTCTGATTTTAAAAATTAATTCATTGTCATGAAATAATTCTTTAGCATTAAGACCAAAATTTCCAGTTGATTTTACCTTTGCGGCTCTGGTTGTGAATAAATCAATTTTTGATTTTGTTATAAATCCAGAATCAGATTGAATTTCTTCTAACTGTTTGAATTTCAGTATGTATCTAAGTGTTCCAGCTGCTATCATTAGTTTGAATAGTTTTGATAAAAATCCAACAGATATTGGTAATTATAAGGTATTGCAATTGCTTTGCCAGTGAAAGAAACATTCTCTCTGATTGAATATAAACCACCAATCATTAGCAACATAGCATGTAAAATCGGTGCGGGTAATACATTTACAGTTTCGCCACTAGCATTTGTACTAGTGGTTAATCCTGAAAGTGACTGATTAATATGTAGTTCAACAGCTAATTCAGCGACACTAATTAGATCATTGATATAATCATCATCATCAATGAAAGATTCATCAATATTTAAGTGTTTTTTTGCTTGATTTAATGTTAAGTACATATTAATATTTTTTACTATTATTATTTATTATGCTAATTGAGCAACAACATAAGCTGGACGAATCCAAGCAGCATCGTAAAATCCATTGATTATGATTCTAACAACACCCTCTGTCATGTGTGATTTTTCATCAATTGTTAATACAACTGGCCCCCATTGCCCGATCCATAAATTTTTAAAATCTGCTACAACTATACCTTTGTTATATACATTAGCTGTAACATAAGCTGGGCAAGCATCTACTTCTTTATTGTCATAAATAAATGACATCTGATTTCTTACTGTTGATTTAAGTATTGATTTTGCTTTGTTTGAAATTATAAATGAATAATCATTTACATTTTTGTCCTCAAGTTGAGATTCTAGATTAACAATATTAGCATAAGTAACACCGCTAATTGTATTTGCGCCTGCAGCAAATAAACCATTTGGCATTGTAGCACCAGTTACATTTCCTAGAATTGTAGATTCTAATTTTTGTGAGATTGAATTTCTTAATGATTCAATTAATTGTTCATTAGCACTGTTACTGTCCTGTGCGAGAAATTGTAATGACACATCAACATAAGTTGTCAATCTTTTTGGGCGCATTATTTGTTCAGAGAATGCACCAGCACCATCAGTTGCACTTGCTTTTTCTCCAGCCCATAAGGAACTAGTTCCCGCATAAGAAGGTAAGCTAAAATCATTAATCAAACCAGTGATAAATTTTGCACCAGCATCCATTAATACTAAATTTGGTTGTAATGCAGTTGTTAATGAGTTCTTTGTTTCGCCAATATTTTCCATTCCAAAACCAGCTGATGTTGCACCAATTACATCACGGTGCTCACTCATCGGAATATATATATCACCTGCGATTGATTGACCAATATTTCTTACTTCTTGCGCACCTAGATTTGAGAATTCTTTTTGCTCATCTGTTAAACCTCTTTTTGAGGCAATTGAATTAATTGCGGAAATTAATTTAAAATTTTCCATTTGTCTTTTTTCTTTATTTTTTATTATTTTATTTTCTTCAATATTCAATTCTCTTTTTTCTGATTGAACATCATTTTTTTCATTATTTCTTTCTTCATCAGTTGATTCAATTAGTTGTTCTATTGGTTCAACTGGTTGTTTATTTTCTTCAATAACTTGTTCAGTTGGTTCAACTGGTTGTTTATTTTCTTCAATAACTTGTTCAGTTGATTCAATTGGTTGTTCTTCTACTTGCTCGGTTGATTCTTCAGCCACTTCAATAGTTTGTTCTTCAATTACTTTATCTTTTGATTCTTTAATTTCTTGTTCAACTATTTCAGTAGGAATTTCTTTATTTTCTTCTTGAATTTCAAGAAATCTTTTACAGGCTGTAGTTTCTGAATATGCTGGTTGGTAAACTGGTGAAATGTCAAATAATTGACCAAATTTTAAAATGGTTCTTATGTATGTACCATCTGCTTGTTTATCCCATTTATCCGATTCAATAGTAAATGCAAATGAACTAGAATCTATATCACCTCTTTTAATCATTTCAATTGCTTCATCACCTAATGCTGTTGCAGGTGATTCAAATGAATATTTCAATCCTGTATCATCAATTGACAATGAAAGTGTTCCTGTACCATTTTTTGATCTTGCTAGAATTCCCCTCTTTGAATCGTGATTCAGTAAAGCAAAAACATCACTTTTTTCAATCACTCCAGCAAATGCATTCTTATCAACTAGTTCACGAAATCCTCCCAAGTCTTCAGATAAAGAAGCGAAAACAGATGCATAACCATCAATAGTTCTATTGTCCGAATTATTCGCCCTTAGTTGTATTTTTCTTATTTCTTTTTCCATTTTCATTTATATATTATAATGTTGTTATATTGTCAGCCATTTTTATTATCACTTTCAGCAACTATTTTTGCTTTAATTTTTTGTTTTAATTCTTTCTGATCTGGTGGTGTTTGTTCAATTATGTTCTTAATTGTTGACATATTGAGTTGCATGAATAAGTTATCACCGTTGTCAATATCATTGAGGTTTAGACTTCTACGTACTTCATTAATTGTCATAATTCCGTTAACCAGCATTGATTTATAATATTCTGCAAGTGATTGTTTATCAGTGCTTAACATTGCAGACCTATCAAATTGAATTTCATTAATTGATTGCTCTGGTAATGTAAATAGTTTTCGGTTTAATTCTTGTTCCAACATTATCAAGAAAGGGTTTATAGTATCTTCCAAAAAACTAAGCTGTGTTTGCTCTAATGAACTGTAAGAAGTTTTTGTGAGGTCAAATAATTTTATTGGTGAAATATTAAAGAATCTGGCTATTTCAATTACATCAAATTGACGTGATTCTAAAAGCATTGCATCTTTTGGATTGATGGTAATTGCTTGATAATCAACACCTAAAGGTAATACCGCAATACCTGAACTATTAGGATCAGAAAAAGCATAATTCCAAGACTGGCGAATTTGCTGTTTTTGGCTGTCGGTTAATTTTATATCGGTTTTCAATAGTCCACTGGATGCGGCCCCAGACTTATAAAAATTCTGACTGTGATTACTTGCATCGGTTGCAAGCTTCAGCGAATTAACAGCATAACTAATTGTTGATACTCCATTAATTAAATCATTTGAATACATCCAGAAATGCAACATATCTTTAGATTGAATAGGTTGCTTAAATCCTGTTGCATAATAAATTATAGTATCAGTTTGCCAGTTATAATTTGGCGTAACTTGTTCAGAATGTAAGTATCTAATTGCAGTTATATCACCTTTTAAATCTCTAATTATTGCGGCATATCCATTTCCCTTTAACAACACTGAGGAAATTATCAACTTGAAAAAATTGAATCTTGATAAATTGCTGGATGGTTGTTTATTAAGGATAGTTGATAATTGATGTTGATAATTAATGTTTTTAAAACCATTTCCATCAATTTCATATATATTTACAGGCAAAGAAGCCACTGCATTACTTATACTATTACATGCTGCATATACAGCACTTAATCGCATTGCACTAGATGATATATATGAACTAGTTGAATTAAATGACAAAGCACCAGTTAATAAGCTTCTTTCTTCTACTTGTTCAGTTGTTGTTGATTTTTTATTGTTGAAAAATAATCCCATATTTCTATTATTTTTTTAATTATATATAATAGATGTTGGAAAAATAGCAGACAAAAAAAAGGTGATAAAATTAATTACCACCTTATTATATATATATATATATGTACAAAAACAATTAAATCACAAACAAATCAAAATCATTATCAACTTTTGGAATTGTGAAAAATCCACCTAATGCAGATACCATTGATATTATGCCATCAATCTTGTTTTTATTACATGTTTTTTCGGGCTTCACATTATCGTGATTATCAGGATGAAAAACCACATTATCAAAACAGAACTGAGTTAATAAATTATTATCAATCACAACTTTATCTGATCTAATAAGCCTTTCTAATTCTTTGGTCGGGCGATTAAAATTTGCTTTTGATTGTGAAAAAGGAATTAGATTAAGCCCTGCATCGGTGCAATCAATAGCCCAACTGGTTGCATTATATGTGTCATAGAATATACCCGCAATAGGGCATAATTCATTAATTTTCAAAAGGTCTTCTTTGATATAATTATAGTCTACAACATTACCATTTGTCATTGTTATCTGTTTTTGATAGTGCATCTTTTTGTAATATTCTTTCTGTTGATGTTCTGTTAATGCTGACTGAGGTAGATAATATTTGGTAATAAAAGAATATTTATCATTTTTTTCATCAAAAAACATAAAACTAACAGCGGTTAAATCTGATACACAAGATAAGTCTACACCACAATAACACACCTGACCAGCAAAATCTTTAATATCAAGTTTCTTTGAATTCTTTACAATTGTATCATGTGTCAACCACACCTCATTAGATGAGCACCAGAGATTCAAATTCTTTGTCTTTACCCCAACTTCATTACTTGAATTATTCTTTGCGCTCAATACTTCACCTTTAATATAATCAGTTGATACAGTGATATTTAAATTAGGATTTGACTTTATCCAAACTCTTTCATCATCCCAGTTGTCATTTTCATCAAGTGTATAAATTGCAGAAAAAAATGAATCATCTTGCTTAGTATTTCTTAGTATGTCAATTGCAGTTGTAAACATCTCATAGCAAGGTGATTGTAAATTAAATCCTGCTGTTGTGATTATTATGCTTAAAGGCTGTTGTCTGTTACCTTGTGATGATTTTAATACTGAATACATTTTATTATCTTTACTCTCGTGATATTCATCAATAATAAAGGTACTAGTATTGAGCCCATCAAGCTTACTTGTGTCAGCAGATACAACTTTAATTTTTCCCTTATTTGATTTGAACTTTATTTCATTCCTGTAATTTTTGATATATTTTTCATTTGAATCAAGAACTTTGGAAAATTCAACAGTTGTATTAAGGAGTGTGTCTTTTGCTTGTTCACGACTGTTTGCCGCCAAAATGATCTCTGGACTGGCTTCACCCTCTGCGATTAATAAATACAAAGAAAGTGCTGTAACAAATGCAGATTTACCACTTTTTCGAGCCATAAAAAGAAATACATTCTTAGTAACTCTCTGATTATTATGTTTATATTTCCAGCCAAAAATATTTGCAACTATAAATTCTTGCCAATTTTCAAGCTTGAAATTTTTGCCAGCGGATTCACCTTTAAAATGCTTAATTAGACCAACAAATTGAATAACTTCAGCAACTTTTTCGGAATCAAAATAAATATCACTTCTTGACTGAAATGTTCTGAATCGCTGAACCGCTAATTTAATGAATTCACAAGCTATAATATTGTTTGATTCTACATCATTAATATATTGTTCATAACCTGTCATTATCTTGTTTCAACTTTTTTTTTATTATTTACAAATTGCATAAGTGGTGAATCATCCTCACTAGTTACATCATTGATTCTTAGTGCTGATTTCTTAGTCAATAGGAATTCAATTAAAAGCTTCTGCAATTGAATTGATGCATCATTTTTCACCTTAATTAAAGGATGTGCAACAGTACTATTAAACCGATCTAAGACAGTTAAACCACTAGTTGATAGTTCTTTATCACATGTAATTATAGTGTCATAATAACCAGCCATTAGGTATAATGAGGCATTCCAGGAATCATCTATTTTTTCACCATCTGATTTTAATTTCTTCAGTACATTTTTAATAAATTCCTTTGTTTCAGATTGTAATTTTTCATCAATTTTATATTTTGCCATTTCTATTTCATTTTTATATATAAAAATGTTGTGAAACTAGCTGACAGGACAAAAAAAAGGTGCAACACATGAATGTTACACCCTTAAAAATATTGAGAGATATTTTATTATTTAGTTATAATTATAGTTATAAGATGGCAAAGTATCTGTTAGATAATCATATACTTTATTTTTGCACTGATTTACTTTTTCAGTGTCTTTATCCTTAATGTCTGAGAATTCATTTTCAATTAATAAGCTTAATTCTAGTCCAAGGAGTTGAGTTCTTTGGTCAATCATTTTAATTAATAAATCAAATTTTGATTCTAATTCTGTCTGTTGTATATTTATCATGTATTTTTTAGTCTAGTTTATTATTGTGTGTATTGGGGGCTTGTTACAGCCCCTTTTACTTATTATTCTTCAATTTTATCTTCAATAAAGTTATATACATGAAGTCTAAACATTGATAGATAGTTATTATTATCTTCAATCGGCAAACTGTCAAAGTATTCACATAAACTAACAAGATCATTTTTTATTGAATTATAAGTTTTGTCTTCAATTAATTCTGTTGCAAGAATTATAAAATACTCTATTCCATGAGCCGCAAAATCAACTCTGTTTTTCATTCTGTCTAAATCTTTGATGTCAGTTGAAGCAACAATTTGTTCTGCTACATCTTTAATAATCATTTTTAATGGTTTCATATTATTTTTTTTTTATTTGTTATTTTTTTTTCTATATATAAATATGTGCGAGATTTTAAAAGTTCACTTTTTTCAGAAATTATTTTGATTTATTATTCGAATTTCTTTTTCAGACTGTTTTTTTATTCGAGTTTCTTTTTCAGCCTGTTCTTTTATTCGAATTTCTTTTTCGGATTGACTTAATATTCTATTATCTTTTTTTTTAAGGATGACAGGTAAATTATTTTCTTTCATAGTTTTTGTATTTATGTTGGGGGATTGTTAATCCCCCAATTTTGTTATTTAATTTGTTAATTTTCTTTCTATATATAAATAGTTTTATTTTTTCAAAAGTTCATCTTTTTTCAAAAAAAAATCACTATTATTTTATTTTTTTTCAGACACAAAAAGAGGACGTGGATTTTTTTTGCCCACATCCTCACATTTGAGAATCTATACTTTTGTTTTGATTTAAATTGAAAAAAACAGAAATAAAAAACTTGAAATGAAGTAAACAAATAGCTGTTTTTATTTCTATGCGGCAAATGTACTGGCATTTTTTTTGATAAACAATTATTTTAACTTTAATTAAATATTTTGTATTTGGAAAAATTAACGGCCGCCAAATTGTTAATAAACTGTTAAACTATTGTTAATATATGATTAATTGGTAATTAGACAGCAAAGAATTGTATTGAATGATGTAATTATTATATTCTTCTTTCTCACTATTCATCATTTTACTTAATCCTAGTTTTTCATACACATTAACTAAATGTATCATTCTTTTATTTATACCATTTTGTTCTAGCAATATGCCAAATTGATATTCATTAATTACTTGTTTTTCAGTTGTTTTTTCTTGATCATTTGATATTACTTCTTTATTTTGTTCCATGTTATAATTATTTATAGTTATTATTTTTTCTTCTTGAATAGTTTTAATTTCCTCAATTGCTGGTTCTTTTTGAATAGCTTCTTGTTCTTCTGTAACAGCTTCAATTATTTCTTCTTGAATAGTATCTTGTTCATGTGCTGCAACCTCTGTAACAGCTTCAATTGCTTCTGTAGTAGTTTGTTTATTATTTTTTAATAACATCTTTTTTTCTTCTCTTAATATAAAGATTTCTTCATTAGTTTTTTCATTGAAACTATTAACCAGAGTGCTATTAATAGTATATTCATTTGTTTGTCCTTTAGTTACTTTTTTTGAAATACAATTAATTAATATTAGTTCATTAATTATTTTTTGTGCTTTCATATTTGCAATATCTAAATTCTTACATATATAAGATATTGATATACTAAACCATTCTTTTTTTGTCATTTTTTGATAATCAATCAATAAAGCAAACATTGCTCTTTGATTGATATCTAAATACATATTAATTTTTTTGGGTATTGCTATGAATGAATATTCAATAGTTTTTTTGTCGGTGTTGTTTTCATTTGTAATCATTTTGTGGTTTTTTTTACTTTAATTATTTTTTTTGTGGTTTTTAAAAAAATATGGGGGATTGGAAAAACCACTAACCAAATCCCCCAGTATAAAGAGATTTTTAATCTTTTCTATATATAAATATGTACGAGTTTTAAAAAAAACACTTTTTTTAAAAAAAATAATTGTAATATTTAATATATTTTTTATATATCACAAATGTACTAATGATTTATTTAAATAACAACTTTAAATTAAAACTATTTTAATAATTTATGTTAAATTTGAAAATAAAATTTTGAAATAAAAAAGTTGAATATATCAATATTTGCTATAGGATTTTTTACCATAGTAATTTAGTATTAATAGACCTTAATGATTTTCATTATACTACCTTAATGATTTTCATTATACCACCTTAATGATTTTCATTATACCACCTTAATGATTTTCATTATACCACCTTAATGATTTTCATTAACAATTAAGAATATTAATAATAATATATATAAAGAATATAATAATAATAATAAATTATATATATAAATAATTATATAATAGAAAAATGTAAATTTTCTTTTTACTTATCTAATATATTAATCTATAATATTGATATATAATATTATATTATTTATAATTATATTTTATTTATTATATTGATAATTATATATTAAATATTATAATACAATTAACTAGTGAGAAAAACAACTTTTATGTTTTAATTTATGTTAATTGAATAACAAAATATAATATATCAATAGAAAGTAATTTAAGGCTCATAGAGCCACTTTTTTAGATATATCAATAAGATTATATAATAAGCCCTTTAAACTCCGTTACAGGGCAAAAGAATAACTTTATGTATCAACTATTGAGATAGTTAAACAGGTGACAAAGAAATATAATATTTCAATTCTCATTTTTTTCTTTTATTCTTTATTAAATCCAGTGAGGAAAAACAAACAAGAAAGATAATATTTCAATAGATAGTATTTTAAGGCTCTTAGAGCCTCTTTACATTGTTATCAATAACTTTTATTGATTATTACATTAAAATCTCTCAGAAACAAGGAAAGACAGCCTACAGGCCTACATTTATTTATATATCAACTAAGATAAAATAAATAAGCAAAAAGGAAAGACACAAACAACAAATAACAGATCATTTCAACTACACCAGAGGAAAAAGCATTTTAAGGCTCTCAGAGCCTTTCTTTATCTTTCTGACACTCTCAATCATTTCAATTAGAAAAACAAGCTACAAGGCAAATAAAACAGCTCTAAGGCTATTCAACAGCACAATTAATTAATAACTTCAATAACTAACTAAATAAATCATTTTATGGGTAAAAAATCTTTATATCTTATAATTCTACTGATTGGGTTAAATCTGATCACTCTAACTTACTTCAATAACCGACTAAGTAAATTAAACAATGAAAACTATAACTTAACGGTTAAATCAGATTCAATTACTAAGTCTTTCAATAAAAAAACTAAGGAATTTGAATTTTCAAAAAAATCATATCAAGTTGAAAAATTGAAAGATTTAAAAAAGTATGATAAATCATTCTACAACTCAATCAGTGACAAAAGCAAAACAATAGCTGCTATTACAACAACTACTTCTGTAGCTATCAAGCCGCAACAGGTAACTAATTTAATAACTGATTCAATAAACAAATTTAGATTTGATTATAAAGATAGTTCAATAAGCCAGCACATTACAGGCACTAACAAGATTAAAGGTAATCAAATAGTTACATCACTAGACACTAATTCAATCAAGTTAAATCTAAAGTATTCAATAATTGAGGATAAAAACAAATACCTCATTAAAGCTTACACAACAAGCAATGCAGTAACTGTTGATGATCTGTCTAGTGTAGTTGTAATTGATAAATCAAAGAAAAAAAATAAATGGGGTGTTTCTCTGTTTTGCGGGTACGGATTAAATACTGATTCAAATTTGAATAACGCTCGGTTCGGCTGGTCTGCTGGTGCTGGAATCACATATAAATTTTGGTAACGAAAAAAAAATTAAAAAAAGATGAAAATAATTTTTTGAAAAAGTGAATTTTTCAAATCTACTACATATTTATATATAGAATAAAAAATATATAACATGAAAAAATTAATTATAACATTCTTCTTATTACTAGTAATTAGTGTAATATATACTACTAATAACGTAATTATAACTATTGAAAGACAATCTATTGATAATAATAGACACACTGAACAAATGAATTATATCAACAATTGCAACCATATTGCAAAGTTTAATATCAATAAATAATAATATAGTATAAATATTTAAAAATGAAAAGTAAATGGGATAATAATACTATAGATTTTGCCAGAAAATCAGAAAATATATGTGACAGTTATTTAATGTACTTAACAGGCCACACATCACAACAGTGGTTTAAATCAATGGTCAAAGAAAAGGAAAACAACAGAACTGATTATTCATCAATTGATATAAAAAACAGATCACTAACAGTTGAATTAAAGACTAGAAATATAAATATTGATAAGTATCAAGATATAATGATTGAGCCAGCAAAATTTAATGCCTTGACAGGTGCAACAACAGATAAAAGCATATATATCAACTTTTTAGGTTCAGAAAAAGAATTTATAATATTTGACATCAAAGAAATAATGTTCTTACCAATCAGAAAAGAAACTGATATTAATATATCAAATAAAGAGCTCGGCAAAGACTATGATTATACAACCAACAGACTTTTTTTTAACAAAATATATGGTCATTATTACAAACTTGATGAATCAAATAACAAGTATAAAAAAATATGGTAAAATAAACAATAATAACAAAAGAAAAATAAAACAAAAAATGGAAAGAATTAGTATAAGATTGGATAATTATTCAAAACTAAAATTAAATGAATTGTCACAAGCTTTAAATACAAATTGCTCATTACTGATCAGGACAATAATTAAAGACTGGATTGAAAAGAATGAAACTCACTTGAACAATGTAATTGACAGCTACCAGAATAACACAATAAATCAATAATATAATAATAACATAAATTAAAAAAAATGGAAACAAAACACTTATCTAAAATCACTTACAACAAAGAGACAAAAGAATTATCTGGCTATTTAATCGAATTTAATATCATAAAT
This genomic interval from uncultured Bacteroides sp. contains the following:
- a CDS encoding phage tail tube protein produces the protein MAASYSQTDLIKGNSLLLYANSNPVAFAKSCDLSISSDSIDCTNKFSGNFKTAIPGQISYTVSSDFLLTYASGDTSFDTLLAVQLSGGTIPFTIGTTTDSVTFAMTTGKYSGTAIIKSISLKAEENGICSCSLSLDGTGALTKV
- a CDS encoding phage portal protein codes for the protein MGLFFNNKKSTTTEQVEERSLLTGALSFNSTSSYISSSAMRLSAVYAACNSISNAVASLPVNIYEIDGNGFKNINYQHQLSTILNKQPSSNLSRFNFFKLIISSVLLKGNGYAAIIRDLKGDITAIRYLHSEQVTPNYNWQTDTIIYYATGFKQPIQSKDMLHFWMYSNDLINGVSTISYAVNSLKLATDASNHSQNFYKSGAASSGLLKTDIKLTDSQKQQIRQSWNYAFSDPNSSGIAVLPLGVDYQAITINPKDAMLLESRQFDVIEIARFFNISPIKLFDLTKTSYSSLEQTQLSFLEDTINPFLIMLEQELNRKLFTLPEQSINEIQFDRSAMLSTDKQSLAEYYKSMLVNGIMTINEVRRSLNLNDIDNGDNLFMQLNMSTIKNIIEQTPPDQKELKQKIKAKIVAESDNKNG
- a CDS encoding HK97 family phage prohead protease; amino-acid sequence: MEKEIRKIQLRANNSDNRTIDGYASVFASLSEDLGGFRELVDKNAFAGVIEKSDVFALLNHDSKRGILARSKNGTGTLSLSIDDTGLKYSFESPATALGDEAIEMIKRGDIDSSSFAFTIESDKWDKQADGTYIRTILKFGQLFDISPVYQPAYSETTACKRFLEIQEENKEIPTEIVEQEIKESKDKVIEEQTIEVAEESTEQVEEQPIESTEQVIEENKQPVEPTEQVIEENKQPVEPIEQLIESTDEERNNEKNDVQSEKRELNIEENKIIKNKEKRQMENFKLISAINSIASKRGLTDEQKEFSNLGAQEVRNIGQSIAGDIYIPMSEHRDVIGATSAGFGMENIGETKNSLTTALQPNLVLMDAGAKFITGLINDFSLPSYAGTSSLWAGEKASATDGAGAFSEQIMRPKRLTTYVDVSLQFLAQDSNSANEQLIESLRNSISQKLESTILGNVTGATMPNGLFAAGANTISGVTYANIVNLESQLEDKNVNDYSFIISNKAKSILKSTVRNQMSFIYDNKEVDACPAYVTANVYNKGIVVADFKNLWIGQWGPVVLTIDEKSHMTEGVVRIIINGFYDAAWIRPAYVVAQLA
- a CDS encoding head-tail connector protein, which translates into the protein MYLTLNQAKKHLNIDESFIDDDDYINDLISVAELAVELHINQSLSGLTTSTNASGETVNVLPAPILHAMLLMIGGLYSIRENVSFTGKAIAIPYNYQYLLDFYQNYSN
- a CDS encoding head-tail adaptor protein, which translates into the protein MIAAGTLRYILKFKQLEEIQSDSGFITKSKIDLFTTRAAKVKSTGNFGLNAKELFHDNELIFKIRNNNLLVDDLIVEYNNNEYNITLLDYNEFDNSVTITLQKVNI
- a CDS encoding DUF3168 domain-containing protein, which produces MSKFSITTDIRKILINNEELKSLIGNKIYPLFAPDNTQGDFIIYYRDEYSKEYATRGIITNESCKIWIAIVSDNYDKSIQIAEKVNDLVDGIHTDSNNNQYQCRLKDSTEDSADKKYIQILVFEIS